One Trichoderma asperellum chromosome 5, complete sequence genomic region harbors:
- a CDS encoding uncharacterized protein (EggNog:ENOG41): protein MPRAKQETDSSAKSSAAAIRIRENQRRSRARRKEYVEGMQRKLQEFESKGVAATLEMQQAARDVAIENSRLKMLLAHNGIGMDAVESFLQSFKGQDASEAEQYAAKIATAESIASLGRASTVATLFPEHAHIDKLAVLASASMQQQGGSASASGHDSDTTITSDDSTTGPSTGPVTPNSSHMNAPSPSDADFEAPQTMSCDAAAHIIAQMQGCGFREPSKGGHLESGGQGSDYLIQNSAFLKILEAASIFN, encoded by the exons ATGCCCAGAGCCAAG CAGGAAACCGACAGCTCAGCCAAGTCAAGTGCTGCAGCCATCCGCATCAGAGAAAACCAGCGTCGGTCGCGGGCCCGCCGGAAAGAATACGTCGAGGGCATGCAGAGGAAGCTGCAGGAATTCGAGAGCAAGGGCGTGGCCGCCACGCTGGAGATGCAGCAGGCCGCGCGCGACGTCGCCATTGAGAACTCGCGGCTGAAGATGCTACTCGCCCACAACGGCATCGGCATGGACGCCGTCGAGAGCTTCCTGCAGTCGTTCAAGGGCCAGGACGCCTCCGAGGCCGAGCAGTATGCCGCCAAGATTGCGACTGCCGAGTCCATTGCCAGCCTGGGCCGGGCGTCCACCGTGGCGACGCTGTTCCCGGAGCATGCCCACATCGACAAGCTGGCGGTTCTGGCCAGTGccagcatgcagcagcagggcgGCAGTGCGTCTGCCTCTGGACACGACTCAGACACGACGATTACCTCGGACGATTCTACAACGGGGCCCAGCACGGGGCCCGTAACGCCAAACTCGAGCCACATGAACGCTCCTTCACCGAGTGATGCCGACTTTGAGGCGCCGCAGACAATGTCTTGCGATGCGGCTGCTCACATCATTGCGCAGATGCAGGGCTGTGGCTTTCGAGAACCTTCCAAGGGAGGCCACTTGGAGAGTGGCGGCCAGGGCAGCGACTATTTGATTCAGAACTCGGCATTCTTGAAGATTCTTGAAGCTGCGTCTATATTCAACTAG
- a CDS encoding uncharacterized protein (EggNog:ENOG41~TransMembrane:1 (o617-635i)) has product MDSDSDFAEVQRHEYTVADQLCTSGHKYLPDDVGIQIWMLGEDYNPGNKITSQVTSARGGDGKSQLFDALGSPATVQQLIVGGEDVNHEDFLGATPLHWVFSQEHPNLESAEIIHQKGGNINSQDYQGNTPLEYAVRHAASAAGVEWLLSKGADPNVKTKQNLLLYAMAKGKTDILKMLLDAGADPNSPRHFPPLFHAMGLGRFLDEAVDLLLAHGANPAAVTNGNVTPLAYAVRQSKPCRNLSAMRKVYEQAQRRGTPYTAEQLSKAVSEYRGHGYHRELFEQFLEWNVDVNQKIARKRGGFTRPLIIACGDENADIDAIQHLLSLGADPTLANHDGETPLHAAILTGAPDTVLFLLETLDAQAINQANNHGQTALHIACEIIHPTGFRVHQNKRFFFGPRLKKFTKDEVTRQLANLTIDQAVAIRHARCIGLAQALLAHGASTHAQDAVIGATPLHYACRIGIPELVTALLEACSGTCLRLRDKLGQTPLHWAAKYGKAGAVQALMEWSQTEENCVDDDDDGPYGCHLPYMADEQRRLPIHLAAMKGHDNTLEVLLEYTSARYYEAQDKDGRTPLWYASYWYKDVGVWGCDHSRYDDCAGKLRRKIESARGAVPAYYYAFAAVASSLALAVIFRSAVAGAGAVAVAQGRSFCVKAWGGVVVTWRCAVAGWRHARDEYCRSHT; this is encoded by the coding sequence ATGGATTCCGATTCTGATTTCGCCGAGGTCCAACGTCACGAGTACACTGTTGCTGACCAATTATGTACCTCTGGTCACAAGTATCTTCCTGACGATGTAGGCATTCAGATCTGGATGCTGGGTGAGGACTACAACCCTGGCAATAAGATCACTAGTCAGGTAACAAGCGCGAGAGGGGGAGATGGAAAATCACAGCTTTTTGACGCCTTGGGTAGCCCAGCCACAGTTCAGCAGCTGATTGTTGGGGGCGAAGACGTCAACCATGAAGATTTCCTCGGAGCAACTCCACTGCACTGGGTATTCTCACAGGAACATCCAAATCTTGAATCTGCGGAAATAATTCATCAAAAAGGAGGCAACATAAACAGCCAGGACTACCAAGGCAACACGCCTCTCGAGTATGCCGTCCGTCACGCAGCGTCAGCGGCAGGCGTTGAATGGCTTCTATCCAAAGGCGCAGACCCAAACGTCAAAACGAAGCAGAATCTCTTACTATATGCCATGGCCAAAGGCAAAACAGATATCCTAAAGATGCTGTTGGATGCTGGAGCAGATCCAAACAGCCCTCGACACTTCCCGCCACTCTTTCACGCCATGGGGCTGGGCAGATTTCTCGACGAGGCGGTAGACTTGCTTCTCGCACACGGGGCCAATCCTGCTGCCGTGACGAACGGGAACGTGACGCCTCTGGCTTATGCCGTTCGCCAAAGCAAGCCTTGCCGCAACCTGAGCGCGATGCGAAAAGTGTATGAGCAGGCGCAGCGTCGTGGCACTCCCTATACGGCAGAGCAGCTGAGCAAGGCTGTTTCTGAATACCGCGGCCATGGCTATCACCGGGAGCTTTTCGAGCAATTCCTGGAGTGGAACGTTGATGTGAACCAGAAAATTGCTCGCAAAAGGGGAGGCTTTACTCGACCCTTGATCATCGCCTGCGGTGATGAAAATGCTGATATAGACGCCATTCAGCATCTATTGAGCTTGGGAGCAGACCCAACTCTCGCAAATCACGATGGAGAAACTCCCCTTCACGCAGCGATACTCACAGGAGCGCCAGATACGGTCCTGTTCCTGCTAGAAACACTCGATGCCCAGGCAATCAATCAGGCGAATAACCACGGCCAGACAGCATTACACATTGCCTGCGAGATTATCCATCCAACCGGCTTCCGCGTACACCAGAACAAACGATTCTTCTTCGGCCCTCGACTAAAGAAATTCACCAAAGACGAAGTCACACGCCAGCTTGCAAACCTAACCATCGACCAAGCCGTTGCCATAAGACACGCGCGCTGCATAGGCCTCGCACAGGCTCTCCTCGCCCACGGAGCATCCACCCACGCGCAAGACGCCGTTATAGGCGCCACGCCGCTGCACTACGCGTGCAGAATCGGCATCCCCGAGCTGGTGACTGCCCTCCTGGAGGCCTGTTCGGGGACATGCCTCAGGCTGAGGGACAAGCTGGGCCAGACGCCACTGCACTGGGCGGCCAAGTACGGGAAAGCCGGCGCCGTGCAGGCGCTCATGGAATGGTCTCAAACGGAAGAAAACTgcgtggatgatgatgatgacggccCGTATGGGTGTCATCTTCCGTACATGGCCGACGAGCAGCGCCGCTTGCCGATACATCTCGCCGCAATGAAAGGCCATGACAATACTCTGGAGGTTTTGCTAGAGTATACTTCCGCAAGGTATTATGAAGCTCAAGACAAGGACGGCCGCACGCCGCTGTGGTACGCCAGCTACTGGTACAAAGATGTAGGGGTCTGGGGCTGCGATCACTCTAGATACGATGACTGTGCGGGAAAGCTTCGACGCAAGATTGAGAGTGCGCGTGGTGCTGTTCCGGCTTACTACTatgcttttgctgctgtggccTCTTCGCTAGCTTTGGCGGTCATATTTCGgtctgctgttgctggtgctggtgctgttgctgttgctcaGGGACGCAGCTTTTGCGTAAAGGCGTGGGGAGGTGTAGTGGTTACATGGCGATGTGCAGTAGCTGGTTGGAGACATGCGCGAGATGAGTATTGCAGGAGCCATACGTGA
- a CDS encoding uncharacterized protein (EggNog:ENOG41) has product MDLDPPPPPPGAEMPSFGLAGSSLSEAQPSTASAVDGPGSLSIDRRPKKSSMTCAVCRFRKVRCNGARPCCGNCQRLGFPCSYDDADVDAWSLSLPRRRVKQACLSCHSRKARCSGHLPSCERCRVQGIECVYRPSKRTKPSSITKSPNSPDRESDREGGRDGRSHGENRDQDDGRNESPALTDQASSVSPGPDNTEGLSIDESFDSIVNRAFDLFFRYVHHMPMFTFLHRASLMEQYQAGKVERPLLLAIVGITTCLTNMGPGMREYGNHCIDKAEALLLADYSRLSIVKIQALVFVIKHRILCNKFSSAFVLHSFASRYATALRLNYEAPHLRFLAQESRRRLMWAMYCIDTSVCGGYPDFVLWRADQIHVSLPCNERNFEFDLPQHTEKLVPDSHQPRPPLAEDVGTLALHARILYIRQKIIEFTRVAQYDRGMEPAELQGRILALDKELSDFAANLPTSFQFSENSLRLRAYSPRICVFVMIHVWWRQCYCDLYRLALADVSGGLPQSMLESFDQVFLDHCHRQCVDHALALTHIFSLIQKLDAKPVADIDLAMCAYQCARMLMYLFQLDLFSRFGITAETVMEQAQLCLQTIKDCCVGPAVDCIVADLERLISQGRAGSISGNNMPSQTIPQNAQFADGSDVLNAPTSAGMQPFSSPSNAANTAVSPFTHPVMTAPWMSDSGFASSIDQQTMPPEMHAADPSKGGASELSAPRSEYAQSDLNNAYDGAFAGLGLDDGFDYAMGVDMNLWATNGGSWMSQGFGNNTWL; this is encoded by the exons ATGGACCTCgacccgccgccgccgccgcccggGGCCGAGATGCCGTCCTTTGGCCTCGCCGGGTCGTCGCTCTCGGAGGCCCAGCCGAGCACTGCCAGCGCCGTAGACGGTCCCGGATCCTTGTCCATCGACCGCCGTCCCAAGAAATCGTCCATGACGTGTGCCGTCTGTCGCTTCCGCAAGGTTCGGTGCAACGGTGCGCGCCCCTGCTGTGGCAATTGCCAGCGCCTGGGATTCCCCTGCTCGTACGACGATGCCGACGTCGACGCCTGGTCTCTTTCGCTGCCTCGGCGGCGTGTCAAGCAGGCCTGCTTGAGCTGTCACAGCCGCAAGGCGCGGTGCTCCGGCCATCTGCCTTCGTGTGAGCGGTGTCGAGTCCAGGGCATTGAGTGCGTCTACCGGCCCAGCAAACGAACCAAGCCGTCGTCCATTACCAAGAGCCCCAACAGCCCAGATCGAGAGTCCGACCGAGAAGGTGGCCGAGACGgccgcagccatggagaGAATCGAGATCAGGATGATGGACGCAACGAGAGCCCGGCCTTGACTGATCAGGCCAGCTCCGTCAGTCCTGGGCCGGATAACACCGAGGG CCTTTCCATAGATGAAAGCTTCGACTCCATCGTCAACCGCGCTTTCgacctcttcttccgctACGTTCACCACATGCCCATGTTCACCTTCTTGCATCGGGCTTCTCTTATGGAGCAATATCAGGCCGGCAAAGTCGAGAGGCCGCTTCTGCTGGCCATTGTCGGCATCACAACATGTCTGACCAACATGGGTCCCGGCATGCGCGAATATGGAAACCACTGCATCGATAAAGCCGAggcccttcttctcgccgACTACAGCCGCCTTTCCATTGTCAAAATCCAGGcactcgtcttcgtcatcaagCACCGCATCCTCTGTAACAAGTTCTCCAGCGCTTTTGTCCTTCATAGCTTTGCTTCTCGCTACGCCACCGCGCTGCGTCTCAATTATGAGGCGCCACATCTTCGCTTCCTGGCGCAAGAATCTCGTCGACGCCTCATGTGGGCCATGTACTGCATTGATACCAGTGTTTGCGGCGGATACCCCGACTTTGTCCTCTGGAGGGCGGACCAAATCCACGTGAGCCTGCCATGCAACGAGCGCAACTTCGAGTTCGACCTGCCGCAGCATACAGAGAAGCTCGTGCCCGACTCGCACCAGCCACGACCACCGCTCGCCGAGGACGTGGGGACCTTGGCTCTTCATGCGCGCATCCTCTACATTCGCCAGAAGATTATCGAGTTTACCAGAGTGGCTCAGTATGACCGCGGCATGGAGCCTGCTGAGCTGCAAGGCCGCATTCTTGCCTTGGACAAGGAGCTCAGTGATTTCGCCGCCAACCTCCCAACGTCTTTTCAGTTCTCTGAGAACTCCCTGCGCCTCCGCGCATACTCCCCACGAATCTGCGTCTTTGTCATGATCCATGTTTGGTGGCGCCAGTGTTACTGTGACCTCTACCGCCTCGCCCTGGCAGATGTTAGTGGCGGGCTGCCGCAGTCTATGCTCGAATCATTTGATCAAGTCTTCCTCGACCACTGCCACAGGCAATGCGTGGACCATGCCCTGGCCTTGACTCACATATTTTCGCTGATACAAAAGCTCGACGCCAAGCCGGTGGCGGATATTGACCTCGCCATGTGTGCGTACCAGTGCGCTCGGATGCTCATGTACCTTTTCCAGCTCGATCTCTTCAGCCGCTTTGGCATCACGGCAGAGACAGTCATGGAGCAGGCGCAGCTCTGTCTGCAGACTATCAAGGACTGTTGCGTTGGACCCGCGGTGGACTGCATCGTGGCCGACCTGGAGAGATTGATTAGCCAAGGACGAGCTGGCTCCATCTCTGGTAATAACATGCCGTCGCAGACCATCCCCCAAAACGCCCAGTTTGCAGATGGATCGGATGTGTTGAACGCTCCCACCTCGGCCGGCATGCAGCCTTTCAGCTCTCCTTCAAATGCCGCCAACACTGCCGTCTCCCCCTTTACTCATCCTGTCATGACTGCTCCGTGGATGTCAGATAGCGGCTTTGCGTCAAGCATCGACCAGCAAACTATGCCGCCAGAGATGCATGCTGCCGATCCCAGCAAGGGTGGAGCGTCGGAGCTATCCGCACCCCGATCAGAGTATGCGCAGTCGGATTTGAATAACGCCTATGACGGTGCCTTTGCAGGGCTTGGACTCGACGACGGATTTGATTATGCAATGGGGGTGGACATGAATCTGTGGGCGACCAACGGGGGTAGCTGGATGTCGCAGGGATTTGGCAACAATACCTGGCTctaa
- a CDS encoding uncharacterized protein (SECRETED:SignalP(1-18)~CAZy:GH81), whose protein sequence is MLGSLLNLVVASAIGVAALPSSEKVNFLADRGLFSPIATSNPSGISGGTVQTASDGAPVASFFAGLKPPFPTNSWWASYAATPGNATASGPFPYESQLDGYGINFGVSNNRQFDGTSIKQPTQNDWRAGFVEHSGAFANHKATAFDTHSVTVQYFQGSASMTSPLIPGSPYITLQYNAATPLLTSRNGGIASFNGQSIANGQSVSATGTEFTVVDTTGTTYLIYALSSITLKATATNSAVGTIQASGTFTGVLRVVRLVQSSHKALLDQYYTVYPTGVGLDYSFTTTQGTLIFNYNTVGAGANLLMLTWPHHRLSLQNPNSPPTSSLGYLTTKGWMYPTLGNQWKLLYNLSSISWNPPRALDSSCNSAVIQGLQYEIGQLNVANAPIPNEFYYWGGTLAAQARLALIAEAVGQTALIPNVTNYLKASFNNWFAPTTGAFPAYETSWGGVVDKAGASNSGIDFGNGYYNDHHFHYGYFLTIAAVIAKYDSSWLAQHKDFINWFARDIINPSPNDPYFPVTRCRDWFAGHSWASGIANGAGSRDQESTGEAINGYYGALLWASVALSQDYVNYAKLLVATEQQGAQVYWHLYPQQSATDPNNPYPEAAVRSLVTMGNVEDWQSGAWLFWGAEKSEIAAIQMLPITPINEVLYDTQWVNNVWSYAQNEILDPTIADDWRCVLIAAYSNANPQTAAAWSANLTTWGSGNTFSNELFFIGTRPNPSGQPICGSNFPQNPYGNFKIQAATSGQWVVSSTASSNLVASGSQANAGVFVSSYTPNAGNLKLTSNNQFVTADQSGNFTLQAARATASTWEVFTIRQKIGAASGVYTIKAGSNGKWVTLASDGSLINNGATEASGAGFKFVAS, encoded by the exons ATGCTAGGCTCTCTTCTTAACCTCGTCGTCGCCTCTGCGATTGGCGTCGCGGCTCTGCCGAGCAGCGAGAAGGTCAACTTTCTCGCGGATCGCGGCCTATTTTCTCCCATTGCGACTAGCAACCCTTCAGGTATCTCTGGTGGTACCGTTCAGACCGCATCCGATGGAGCTCCTGTAGCTTCATTCTTTGCTGGATTGAAGCCTCCG TTCCCTACCAATTCATGGTGGGCTTCATATGCTGCAACACCCGGCAACGCCACCGCTTCGGGACCCTTCCCGTATGAGTCGCAGCTCGACGGTTACGGCATCAACTTTGGCGTCAGCAACAACCGACAATTCGACGGCACGTCCATCAAGCAGCCAACACAGAACGACTGGCGCGCCGGCTTCGTCGAGCACTCTGGCGCCTTTGCGAACCACAAGGCCACGGCATTTGACACGCACTCTGTGACGGTCCAGTACTTCCAGGGAAGCGCCTCCATGACGTCTCCTCTGATTCCCGGATCACCTTACATCACGCTTCAATACAATGCTGCGACTCCTCTGCTTACCTCGCGAAACGGCGGTATTGCGTCCTTTAACGGACAGTCCATTGCTAACGGACAGAGTG TATCTGCCACTGGCACCGAGTTCACCGTCGTCGACACCACCGGAACGACCTACCTCATCTACGCGCTCTCCTCCATAACTCTCAaggccaccgccaccaacagCGCGGTTGGCACAATCCAGGCCAGCGGCACTTTCACCGGCGTCCTTCGTGTGGTCCGACTTGTCCAGAGCAGCCACAAGGCTCTTCTCGACCAGTACTACACCGTTTACCCGACGGGAGTTGGCCTTGACTACAGCTTCACCACCACGCAGGGCactctcatcttcaactACAACACTGTTGGAGCCGGCGCCAACCTCCTGATGCTGACTTGGCCGCACCACCGATTGTCGCTGCAGAACCCCAATTCGCCCCCCACTTCGTCTCTGGGTTATCTTACCACAAAG GGATGGATGTACCCCACTCTCGGCAACCAGTGGAAGCTGCTGTACAACCTGAGCAGCATTAGCTGGAACCCTCCGCGAGCCCTCGACTCTTCTTGCAACTCTGCTGTCATCCAGGGTCTCCAGTACGAGATTGGCCAGCTTAACGTGGCAAACGCGCCTATCCCCAACGAATTCTACTACTGGGGAGGCACTCTGGCCGCTCAAGCCCGCCTCGCCCTTATTGC TGAAGCTGTTGGACAAACCGCTCTCATCCCGAACGTCACCAACTACCTCAAAGCATCCTTCAATAACTGGTTTGCCCCTACCACGGGAGCCTTCCCTGCGTACGAAACCTCTTGGGGCGGTGTTGTCGACAAGGCTGGCGCATCCAACTCTGGCATCGATTTTGGTAACGGTTACTACAACGACCACCACTTCCACTACGGATACTTCCTCACGATCGCTGCTGTCATTGCAAAATACGACTCTTCGTGGCTGGCTCAGCACAAGGACTTTATCAACTGGTTTGCTCG TGATATCATCAACCCATCTCCCAACGACCCCTACTTCCCCGTCACCCGCTGCCGTGACTGGTTTGCAGGCCACTCTTGGGCCTCGGGCATTGCCAACGGAGCTGGAAGCCGCGATCAGGAATCCACCGGCGAGGCCATCAACGGCTACTACGGCGCTCTCCTCTGGGCTTCCGTGGCCCTCTCCCAAGACTACGTCAACTACGCCAAGCTGCTCGTTGCTACCGAACAGCAGGGTGCCCAGGTCTACTGGCACCTGTACCCTCAGCAGAGCGCAACTGATCCCAACAACCCCTACCCCGAGGCCGCAGTCCGATCATTGGTCACGATGGGCAACGTTGAGGACTGGCAGTCTGGCGCCTGGCTGTTTTGGGGCGCTGAGAAGAGTGAGATTGCTGCTATTCAGATGCTGCCCATCACTCCTATCAACGAGGTCTTGTATGACACTCAGTGGGTTAACAACGTCTGGTCATATGCTCAAAACGAGATCCTCGACCCAACCATTGCTGACGACTG GCGATGCGTTTTGATTGCTGCTTACTCCAACGCCAATCCCCAAACCGCTGCCGCTTGGAGTGCCAACCTCACCACTTGGG GCTCTGGAAACACCTTCTCCAAcgagctcttcttcatcggcaCTCGTCCCAACCCCAGCGGCCAGCCCATCTGCGGCTCCAACTTCCCCCAGAACCCCTACGGCAACTTCAAGATCCAGGCCGCCACCTCGGGCCAGTGGGTTGTCTCCTCCACGGCGTCGTCCAACCTGGTTGCCTCTGGCTCTCAGGCCAATGCCGGCGTCTTCGTCAGCTCGTACACGCCCAACGCCGGCAACCTCAAGCTCACCAGCAACAACCAGTTCGTCACGGCCGACCAGTCGGGCAACTTTACTCTCCAGGCTGCCCGTGCTACGGCCTCTACCTGGGAGGTCTTCACGATCCGCCAGAAGATTGGTGCGGCCAGCGGCGTGTACACTATCAAGGCTGGCAGCAACGGCAAGTGGGTTACGCTGGCGAGCGATGGGTCTCTCATCAACAATGGCGCCACGGAGGCTTCTGGCGCGGGCTTCAAGTTTGTTGCCTCATGA
- a CDS encoding uncharacterized protein (EggNog:ENOG41): MASTHNFKGQSLFDLSGKVALVTGGGSGIGLMAAQALAANGAKVYICGRTKEKLDNAASTHGKNAPGDIIPIQADVNSKDGIKALVDEIKSREKCICILVNNAGVSGEKHTTAEANSAEELKQALFDSDSSTFDDWLDTYRTNVAAMYFTTAAFLPLLQNSTEAQSGWSSTVINITSISGLIKTSQHHFSYNASKGAAEHLTRMMAAEFAAAGLKIRVNSIAPGVFPSEMTAGESDERQKSQLDSERFESMIPARRPGKDEDMAQAVLFLAGNQFVNGQRVVVDGGHTLADGM, from the exons ATGGCAAGCACGCATAATTTCAAAGGACAATCGCTATTTGACCTCTCCGGCAAGGTTGCCTTAGTCACCG GAGGCGGATCTGGAATTGGGCTCATGGCCGCCCAAGCTCTTGCTGCCAATGGCGCAAAAGTCTACATCTGCGGCCGCACCAAAGAGAAGCTGGACAACGCCGCATCAACTCACGGCAAAAATGCTCCTGGCGATATAATCCCCATCCAAGCAGACGTCAACTCCAAAGACGGCATCAAAGCTCTCGTCGACGAAATCAAGTCGCGCGAAAAATGCATCTGCATCCTCGTCAACAACGCGGGCGTCAGCGGCGAGAAGCACACGACTGCCGAAGCCAATTCAGCAGAGGAGCTCAAACAGGCGCTCTTTGACAGCGACTCGTCGACGTTTGACGACTGGCTCGACACGTATCGAACCAATGTTGCCGCCATGTATTTCACCACGGCTGCttttctgccgctgctgcaaaaCTCTACCGAGGCGCAATCCGGATGGTCTTCCACCGTCATCAACATCACTTCCATATCCGGCTTGATCAAAACGAGCCAGCACCACTTTAGCTACAATGCGTCCAAAGGGGCGGCGGAGCACTTGACGCGCATGATGGCTGCGgagtttgctgctgctgggttgAAGATTCGCGTTAATAGCATTGCGCCGGGGGTGTTCCCCAGCGAGATGACGGCTGGGGAAAGCGACGAGAGACAAAAGAGCCAGTTGGATAGTGAGAGATTTGAGAGCATGATTCCGGCTAGGCGTCCGGGGAAAGATGAAGATATGGCGCAGGCGGTGCTGTTTCTTGCTGGGAATCAGTTTGTTAATGGGCAGAGAGTGGTGGTTGATGGAGGACATACGCTCGCCGACGGAATGTAG
- a CDS encoding uncharacterized protein (EggNog:ENOG41) — MLKTATRRSLKQLIIPRPQLTCTYIARSYPTVNHNSKISNKFHTMSRTESGSFKPVEEAQRQDLPGLEKDMKPTSESTALEGKHQHQEYLAAGKLKGNKALITGGDSGIGRSVAVLFAREGSDVTIVYLPEEEEDARETKKMVEKEGKECLLIPGNLMDNETCRKAVEQHMQKFGALHVLVNNASKQMMCDDISKIDLDDVESTFRSNILQMFAVTKYAVPHMQKGGSIINTTSTVGFRGTASMVDYASTKGAITSFTQSLAKQLMPKGIRVNAVAPGPVHTPLQPASRPAEQMEGFGAKSGIGRPGQPSEIAPSFIFLASKDAELYYGQILHAYPLGD; from the exons ATGCTCAAGACTGCTACTCGCCGCTCTCTGAAGCAATTGATTATCCCTAGACCTCAGTTAACCTGCACGTATATCGCACGCAGCTACCCTACAGTAAATCACAACTCAAAGATTTCAAACAAGTTTCATACAATGTCTCGCACCGAATCAGGCAGCTTCAAACCGGTTGAAGAAGCCCAAAGACAAGATCTTCCAGG GCTCGAAAAGGACATGAAGCCCACCAGCGAATCAACCGCTCTCGAAGGCAAACATCAACACCAAGAGTATCTCGCAGCCGGAAAGCTCAAAGGCAACAAAGCACTCATCACCGGCGGAGA CTCTGGCATCGGCCGCTCAGTAGCAGTTCTCTTCGCCCGCGAAGGCTCGGACGTCACAATCGTCTACCTccccgaagaagaggaagacgccCGAGAGACCAAGAAAATGGTcgagaaggagggcaagGAATGCCTCCTCATCCCAGGCAACCTCATGGACAACGAAACGTGCCGCAAGGCCGTTGAGCAGCACATGCAAAAGTTTGGCGCCCTCCATGTGCTAGTCAATAATGCGTCGAAACAGATGATGTGCGACGACATTAGCAAGATTGACCTTGATGATGTGGAAAGCACTTTTAGGAGTAACATTTTGCAAATGTTTGCAGTGACTAAATATGCGGTGCCGCATATGCAAAAGGGCGGCTC CATTATCAACACAACCTCTACAGTTGGGTTCCGAGGCACTGCGTCAATGGTAGATTATGCATCCACCAAGGGCGCCATCACTTCATTCACGCAATCGCTGGCCAAGCAGCTCATGCCCAAAGGCATCCGAGTGAATGCCGTAGCCCCCGGCCCGGTTCATACGCCTCTGCAGCCGGCTTCGCGGCCCGCCGAACAGATGGAGGGCTTTGGAGCCAAATCTGGGATTGGGCGGCCTGGCCAGCCGAGCGAGATTGCTCCCTCTTTCATATTCCTCGCTTCCAAAGATGCGGAGCTGTACTACGGACAGATTCTGCATGCCTATCCGCTGGGCGACTAG
- a CDS encoding uncharacterized protein (EggNog:ENOG41~SECRETED:SignalP(1-24)): MKASAISLPLFLLFLFASLSSSLSLRDLLPRQGQEIKDLTSTTIWPPEKPPPVDDVTFSWCQTYNQSDTCFSKDLKHGWCYDFRLLDPAMLDMLEDVGASGGQCMLFSAPDCKGKRTAIFAGEHLWTSYLCPKPSKKVKWNRDGRSVRCCSGPPNTPWCNNAVRKTHKCFQ, encoded by the exons ATGAAGGCCTCAGCAATCTCCcttcccctcttcctcttgttcCTCTTTGCTTCGCTCAGCTCCTCTCTGAGCCTCCGCGACCTGCTACCAAGACAGGGGCAGGAGATTAAAGATTTGACGTCGACGACGATATGGCCTCCGGAGAAGCCTCCTCCGGTCGACGATGTCACCTTCTCGTGGTGCCAGACGTACAACCAGTCGGATACGTGCTTTTCGAAGGATTTGAAGCATGGCTGGTGTT ATGATTTTCGGCTTTTAGATCCTGCCATGTTGGATATGCTGGAGGATGTGGGAGCGTCGGGAGGGCAATGCATGTTGTTTAG CGCCCCAGACTGTAAAGGCAAACGAACAGCTATATTCGCCGGCGAGCACCTTTGGACGTCATATCTCTGTCCAAAACCCAGCAAGAAGGTCAAGTGGAACCGCGACGGACGCTCGGTGCGCTGCTGTTCTGGCCCGCCAAACACGCCGTGGTGCAACAACGCAGTCAGAAAGACGCACAAATGCTTTCAGTAG